DNA from Ignisphaera sp.:
CAGGTAGGGCTCTCAGCCAGCGTATCGCTAAAGTCGCTGAAAGACGGCTCTAAATTCACGTCTGCGGGCTCTGTTATAACTGCACCGTCTAGGAGTGGTGTTGTGGCTGTTGTTGGGTGGGCAGCCTTCCCAAAGTTCTTATACAACTTCAGCGAAGGCTTCTACTCAATATCAGTTGTACTTAACATGAATATCGCCTCAAGCGTTACTGTTAGTCAGGTGAATCTAGAGTACCTAGCGATAGTGGGGGGACAGATACTGTGGCCGCCAAAGCCAAGCTGATGAAATACTCTTTTGAGATGGTTACATGAGCATCTTTTCAAAAAGTTTATATTTTATAGTGTTAATAGATTGTTGTGTTATATGATAATGTATATGTGTAGATGCAAAAGATGGTGTGGTGGGTTTAGTGGCTGGTGCTGTGCTTAGTGTTAGGGATTTGAGGATATACTATTTCACTAGTAGGGGAGCTGTTAGAGCTGTTGATGGGGTTTCATTTGATGTTGAAGAGGGTGATGTTCTTGGTGTTGCTGGTGAGTCTGGCTCTGGCAAGTCTACTCTTGGCTTTGGTATAATGGGTCTTGTTCCACCTCCTGGTAGAATTGTTGGTGGCAGTATTGTGCTTGATGGTGTTGATCTCACGAAGCTTTCTGAGGATGAGCTTAGGAAGATTAGGTGGAGCAAGGTTAGCATGGTTTTCCAAGGAGCTTTAAATGTTCTCAATCCTGTTGTTAGGGTTGGGGATCAGATGGCCGAGGTTCTAGTCGTTCACAAGGGGCTTTCCAAAGATGAGGCCATGAAGATTGTTGAGGAGCATCTAAAACTTGTTGGTCTTCCACCAGATGTTGCAAGAAGGTATCCCCACGAGCTTAGCGGTGGTATGAAGCAGCGAGTGGTTATTGCAATGGCTCTTCTTCTCAGACCAAGACTTGTGATAGCCGATGAGCCTACAACAGCACTCGATGTTGTTATACAGGCTCAGATAATGAATTTGTTGAAGAGGATTAGAGAGGAGGAGAAGGTTTCAATGATATTCATAACACATGACCTAAGCCTAATAGCAGAAATAGCAAACAAAGTAGCTGTGATGTACGCTGGTAAAATAGTTGAGATGGGCTCTTCAGATGATGTATATTCACAAACCCTGCACCCATACACCCAAGGCCTTTTAAACAGCATACCATCGATTAGAAGAAGAAAGGGCCTTTCATGGATACCGGGCTCACCACCAGATCTAAGAAACCCACCACCTGGCTGTAGGTTTCATCCTAGGTGTCCGTTTGCAATGGATGTTTGTAGGAGGGAGGAACCCCCTCTGGTTGATGTTGGCAATGGTCACATGGTCTCCTGCTGGCTATACACAAAAAAGTGAGGGATGGTCAACAAGTAAATCATTATGGAATTTCCCAAGACAAATAACACTAAGCTAACAATAGACAGGATCTTGAACGGCTCCTCAAAAACCTTGGCAAAGAAAACAATTGTTGCATTACAGTTTCTATCAGATTTCACTAAAGCTATGAATGATGTTGATGGAAGTGAAATAATAGTTGATTTGTTTACAGCTTCAAAGTAACTGTAATTTCCGTAGAGAGTCTCAACAGAGATGTATATAGTGCAAGAGGCATTTTCTATCTTTATGGAGGCATTCTCAATCTGCATACTTCTTCCTTGTGTGAAATTGGCTAGGGAGAGAACATAGACTTTGCCCCCCTCAAGCAGGATATGCAATGCGCTCTGCACCATAGACTCAATTCTATATAGACTGGCAAAAGCTATTAGAAAAGCAGCTGACAAAAACACTATGGTTAATGCTAATAGTTTTCGTTTTTGCCTCATGTACCTGCACAAAGCTTTTCAAATTCTCATATAAATTTAAAAATCTTTTGAAAACAGCAAAGTTGTCTAAGTGGGTAGATAAAATGAAAGCCAAGAATTTAGTAGTATATGTACTATTCGCTGTCTTAATGTTGTCAATTCTATCCCCAATAACGCTATACGCGCAACAAGCAAACAAAGGGCCAGCATCAGATAGCATAACATTTGTGCAAGTGTCTACTGACAGAGTTGGGGAGGCATTCAGATCAGGGTCTATAGATGCATACATATATGGCTTGAGGCCAACACAGTTAGACCAATTCCAAGGAGTATCAAACATAAGATTTATCTCAGCACCAGGAGGGCTAGTCTCAATTGTTCTAAACCCAGCACCAGTAAAAACAGTTAACCTATCTGGCGACTGGACAAAGAAGAGCTTAGATGACATAGCAAAGGCTATTGGCTATCCAAAGACAGTCATATCACAGATCTACTATGACAAAGACAAAGATGTTACATATGTTGATCTAGCTGCCGACGGCAGCAACATCAATCCATTTGCACTAAAAGATGTCAGATATGCCATAAACTTCATAATCGATAGAGACTTCATAGTCAAGAACATTTACAGAGGCTATGGAGCTCCCATGGTAACATTCCTCTCATACTACGACCCAACATACATGTTGATATCAGATCTAGTAGCATCGTTTGCGATAAGGTATGACCCAGCATATGCTAGAACACTAGTAGAAAAGGCATTGACAGCTGCAGGAGCAACTTTGCAAGGCGGCAAATGGTATTATGCTGGGAAACCAATACAATTGACATTCATTATAAGGCAAGAAGATGAGAGAAGAGACATTGGAGACCTTATTGCAACAGAGCTTGAGAACCTCGGATTTGTAGTGAATAAGCAGGTTCTAACCTTTGCACAGGCACTTGAAATAGTATATGACACAGATCCTAAAGAGCTTCAATGGCATATATACACTGAAGGCTGGGGTAAAGGCGCATTAGAGAAGTACGACTCCGCAACACCGGCTCAAATGTGCGCGCCATGGTACAGCTATATGCCTGGCTGGCAAGTAGAGGGCTGGTGGTGGTACAGAAACGACACAATAGACAACCTAACACAGAAGCTGTACTTCGGCACATTCAAGAGCCGTGACGACTATGTCAACACCTATAGAACTATTGTAGCGATGTGCATACAAGAATCAGTGAGAATATGGATTGCAACCAGAATGGATATTCACGTTGTTAGAGCAGATATGCAAGGAATAACAGAGGATATGTCAGTGGGGCTAAGATCGCCGTTCAATCTAAAGAGTATGTACGTACCAGGCAAGCCTGACATCACAATAGGTCATCTATGGGTATATACAGCGAGAACAATTTGGAATATATATGGAGGCTTTACAGATGTTTATAGTGTCGATATAGAGAGGGCTACATATGATCCACTAACATGGAGAGATCCATTCAATGGAGAGCCAATACCTGTCAGAACCAAGTATGTAGTTTTGACAGCAGGTCCCGACGGAACATTGGATGTACCATCCGATGCCATAATATGGGACGCTACACAAGGCAAGTGGGTTAATGTGGCCCCTGGAACAAAAGCTGTATCTGTTGTTAAATACGACATGTCGATGTTTATAGGCTCTAAATGGCACCACGGAATAAACATTACATGGGGTGACATACTAGCTGCCTGGGCACTATGGTTCGACTTAGTCTACAACAATACGAAAGCAAGCTTTGAAACACCTATATCAGGAGCGAACAAACCATTCTTCGACACCATAAAGGGTCTGAGAATAATACCACAGAACAACACATTGGAGGTGTATGTCAACTACTGGCACTTCGACCCCAACTATATAGCAGACTACGCAGCTCTCACACCAATCAACCCAGCCGAGCTACTTGTTTTGCAAAACATTATAGTATTTGATATGCAGAAATATGCATTTACAACATCAACAGGCAATGCAAAGAAGATACCAGCACTAAACCTAGTGCTAAGCACCCATGCAAAAGATCTTGCAGCACTCGCACAACAAATGCTATCGGCGAACATCTTCCCAGCAAAATACTTTACAACACCACAAAGATCTTATATGACACTTGATGAGTGGAAAGCAAGGCTAAATGCATTTATAAACTGGGTTAATCAACATAGCAATGCATGGATATCGCAAGGACCTTTCTACCTAGACTCATTCGATGACAAAGCCCAGAAAGCAGTTATAAAAGCATTTAGAGACCCATCATATCCATTCACTCCAAGCACATGGGTGAAAGGCTCTGCAACACCAGCAACACTAACGGTACCGGCAACCCCAAGCATAATTGTAGGCAATACAACTACATTTCTAGTTAATGTTGTTCCACCAACACTAACAGCTGGTGGGAGAACAACTGTTGCATCTGGAAACATATATGTGCAATACATTGTAAAGGATCTTCAAACAAATGCTGTTAAATACATTGGCGAAGCAACTCTTGTAACAAGTGGAGCAACGCTACTCATATATCAGATTGCCATTCCAGCTGATGTAACAAAGTCAATGGCTCCTTATAACTACTACCAAATACAAATACTGGCATTCAGCGATGCTGTTGCAGTTCCAGCATCATATACATTGACAATCCAGGCTCAGCCAAACATTGCTCAGATGATGTCAAGTGTTATCGTTGGCCAGATAGCTCCTTTGGCAAGCAAGATTGATACAATATCCAATTCTATGACAACTGTCTCGAACAACATCATTGCTGTGGGCAATGCTATTAGTGATCTGCAGAACGCTGTAAGCAAGTTGAACAGTACTGTAGCATCAATGAACACATATATGGTTGTGTTAATAGCATTGCTTGCAGTATCGCTAATACTGAATGTAGTGTTGCTATTAAGGTTCTCTAGGAGGTCCTAGCATAAACACCAATAAAAGAATATATTTTTTAAATGCCGCTTTTAAACTATGTAAAAATTTATAAACTTCGTTTATTAACTATTCTTTAAGCATTCCATTGATGTGTACAAAGATACTCAGATACTAACTTGGGGGAGGTCAAAGTAATATGGATGTAAGATGGTGATGTATTAATGACAGTTGGTCTGGTGATTGCAAGAAGAGCCATATTTTTGGTCTTAGCATTGGTTATAGCAGTTTTTTTAACAGCTTTTATAATAGGTGCTACAGGATATGTAGATAAAGTTGCCAGAGCTATTGTAAATGAGGAGGTTAGGGCCTATAGACAGGCATTGTCGAAGATGCCAAATGTTAGTCAATCCTATATAGAGGAGAGGGTGAGAGAGTACCAGCAGATGCTTATCGAGACATACGGTCTTGACAAGCCTTGGTACTACAAGGTTCTGCCATTAGTATATGCAACACTTGTGTTCAAATTTGGCGATGTTCAGCAGGTTGGAGTTGCTGATGTTGCTGGCATGCAGCTTCCTGTAAAAGCAAGTGATGTTATCTTGGCTTGTTTGCCTAGAACAATTGTTATGATAACTGTTGCCGAGCTCATTGCAATTCTAATTGCATTAGTTATAGCGCCTTACGTTGCATTTAGAATTGGTTCGTTAGCAGACAGATTTACGATAATATATGCAGCTCTAACTAACGCAATTCCTGTGTGGTGGTTGGCACTAATAATGATATTCATTTTTAGTTATAGACTTGGCGTCGCCCCACAGCAGTTCAGGGGGGTTATCAGAGCTTTGAGCGATATGTCGGTGGCGCTTCTATCTGGGGATGTAAAGGGATTTATCATAGGTTTTGCAAATGTATTGAATTATTCATGGTTGCCAATAATAACTATCGTTATTGTTCTCTTAGGGCCGTGGATCTATAATATGAGAGCAATGCTTTTAAGAGTCTCACGAGAGGACTTTGTTACAGCGGCTGTTGCACGCGGGTTGCCACAGAGGGTTGTTCTGCGAAGATATATTCTAAGACCAGCCTTGCCACCAGTGATAACCTCTGTACTTCTCGGATTGGCAGGGACTTTGGGAGGCTATATAATAACAGAATCAGTTTTTAATTGGCCGGGCATGGGGACGCTTTACTATGAAGCTATCACAAGTGGTGACCCAGCAACAATAATTGGTTTGACATATGTGTTAACCCTTGTATATGTTGTTGCAAGGCTCATACTAGAGATTCTCTATGTAGCTCTCGACCCTAGGGTGAGACTATGACGGAAAGGCTAAAAGGGTTTTGGAAGCAAATAAGAGAGACTATATGGAGTCAGACAAGTGGAAAAGCAGCCCTAATACTACTTTCAATGCTCGTTATTATTGGGGTGGCAGCTGCCCTAGCACTTCCACCAAACTTTATATCTATATGGAATGATCCAAAGTATTGGGGTGGCAAACCAAAGAATGTCCCACCCAGCTGGTCATCTTTTTTTGGGTACCCATGTGTACAGCATTTTGAAGAGGATTTGAGAACCCTTGCGTACAAATTGAATGTCACAGCAAATGAAGCATCCTTAACATATACATTCAATTATGACTATAGAGGCGATGGATTTCCACAAGGTATGGCTCTAAAGCTTGATGGCATTTATGTTAATGGTGTTGGAAACATGAGGATCGAGATACATATTGCCAGACCAGATGGGGTTGTGGTACCAGATGTTATATCATACTTAGCAACTGGGGCTAATGGATCCATATCTATTGAGAACATTATTTTGAACCCGGATACAATTAAACTTGCATCAACGCTAGTAATGTCATATCCACAGTTTCTGCGTGTAGCTAGCATGAATGATATTGCTATGAACTATCCGATATATCTATTTGGCAAATACTCGAATAGTTCAAAAATTGCGCCTTTGGGTGGGGTATATAAGGTATATGTATTTGTAAGGATATCCACCTTAGGCTCTGTAACTATTGATGATGTGAATAAAGTTGTAAATGCTTTGAAGTCTTCCAAAGACTTCAGATTTATTATTATTGGTACTTGTTATGGCTTACTGGGAACAGATTATAGGGGTAGAGACCTTGCGCAAGCATTGTTTTTTGGGCTTCCAATAGCTCTTTTAATAGGCTTTGGAACAGCATTTTTAACAACTGTAATAGGGCTGTTTGCAGGTCTTGTAAGCGGCTATTATGGAGGTTTCATAGATGAGTTTGTTCAAAGGTTTATAGATGTTTTGGGCAGTATACCGACGCTTCCAATACTTATTCTAATTGCAGTTTCAGTGCAGCAAGCATATGGGGCTAGCCCTTACAAACCCATAATAATGCTTATGGTGATACTATTCACGCTCATAGTGTTTGGCTGGGGTGGTTTGGCAATAATAGTCAGATCCATGACTCTAAGCATAAAAGCTGAGGCATATGTTGAAGCTGCGCAAGCTGTAGGAGCATCGAATTGGTGGATTATGACAAAGCATATAATACCACAGCTATTACCATATATAGCAGCTCAGATGGTGTATTCAGCGCCTTCAGCAATACTAACCGAAGCTGGGCTCTCTATCTTAGGTATTCAGCACGGGCTCCCCACATGGGGTGGTATACTATCTGATGCTAGACTCTATGGAAATATCGGTTATTGGTGGTGGATATTCCCGCCAGGAATAGCTATATCGATAGTCTCTCTAACCTTTGTGCTCTTAGGCATGTCTATAGAGAGGGTTGTAGAGCCGAGGCTTAGGGGGATGTAGAGTGAGCACTAAACCAATTCTAGTTGTTGATAATCTAAAGAAGTATTACGAGATTAGAGGCTCTCTTCTGCAAGTGCTAGGAATTAAATCGCCAACATATTTGAGGGCTGTAGATGGTATTACCTTTTCTGTGGATAGAGGGGAAATATTTTGCCTTGTTGGCGAATCGGGATGTGGCAAAACAACAACAGGGAGGGTGATAGCGAGGCTCATACCGCCAACATCAGGCTCTGTACTCTATAAGCCATCCAATGAACTTAAAAATGTTCTTGAGGTACAAGGTTTTGCAAATGAGTACATTGATCTTGGAAAGCGCTATCCAAAACAGATTGATAAAGCATTGAGAAGAGAGATTCAGATAATATTCCAAGACCCATACAGCTCTCTGAACCCGAGGATGAAGATCAAGGATATTTTAGAAGAGCCTCTAATTATACATGGCATTGGCGACAAACCTTCTCAGAGACTAGAGATTATTCTAAAGGCGCTTCAGGAGGTTAAGCTCACACCACCAGAGGAATTCATTGAGAGATATCCACATATGTTATCTGGTGGTCAGAGACAGAGGGTTGCAATTGCAAGGGCATTGATACTAAAGCCTTCTCTCATAGTTGCTGATGAACCTGTCAGTATGCTTGATGTTTCGATACGTGTGGAGATTCTTCAGCTTATGCTAGACATTAGAAAGAGTAGAAATATATCCTACTTATTTATCACACACGATCTTGCAGTAGCAAGCTATGTATGCAATAAGATAGCTGTTATGTATCTAGGGAAAATAGTTGAAATGGGCGATGTTGATAAGATAATAGAGAACCCGTTGCATCC
Protein-coding regions in this window:
- a CDS encoding ABC transporter permease; this encodes MTVGLVIARRAIFLVLALVIAVFLTAFIIGATGYVDKVARAIVNEEVRAYRQALSKMPNVSQSYIEERVREYQQMLIETYGLDKPWYYKVLPLVYATLVFKFGDVQQVGVADVAGMQLPVKASDVILACLPRTIVMITVAELIAILIALVIAPYVAFRIGSLADRFTIIYAALTNAIPVWWLALIMIFIFSYRLGVAPQQFRGVIRALSDMSVALLSGDVKGFIIGFANVLNYSWLPIITIVIVLLGPWIYNMRAMLLRVSREDFVTAAVARGLPQRVVLRRYILRPALPPVITSVLLGLAGTLGGYIITESVFNWPGMGTLYYEAITSGDPATIIGLTYVLTLVYVVARLILEILYVALDPRVRL
- a CDS encoding ABC transporter ATP-binding protein gives rise to the protein MAGAVLSVRDLRIYYFTSRGAVRAVDGVSFDVEEGDVLGVAGESGSGKSTLGFGIMGLVPPPGRIVGGSIVLDGVDLTKLSEDELRKIRWSKVSMVFQGALNVLNPVVRVGDQMAEVLVVHKGLSKDEAMKIVEEHLKLVGLPPDVARRYPHELSGGMKQRVVIAMALLLRPRLVIADEPTTALDVVIQAQIMNLLKRIREEEKVSMIFITHDLSLIAEIANKVAVMYAGKIVEMGSSDDVYSQTLHPYTQGLLNSIPSIRRRKGLSWIPGSPPDLRNPPPGCRFHPRCPFAMDVCRREEPPLVDVGNGHMVSCWLYTKK
- a CDS encoding ABC transporter permease, with the protein product MTERLKGFWKQIRETIWSQTSGKAALILLSMLVIIGVAAALALPPNFISIWNDPKYWGGKPKNVPPSWSSFFGYPCVQHFEEDLRTLAYKLNVTANEASLTYTFNYDYRGDGFPQGMALKLDGIYVNGVGNMRIEIHIARPDGVVVPDVISYLATGANGSISIENIILNPDTIKLASTLVMSYPQFLRVASMNDIAMNYPIYLFGKYSNSSKIAPLGGVYKVYVFVRISTLGSVTIDDVNKVVNALKSSKDFRFIIIGTCYGLLGTDYRGRDLAQALFFGLPIALLIGFGTAFLTTVIGLFAGLVSGYYGGFIDEFVQRFIDVLGSIPTLPILILIAVSVQQAYGASPYKPIIMLMVILFTLIVFGWGGLAIIVRSMTLSIKAEAYVEAAQAVGASNWWIMTKHIIPQLLPYIAAQMVYSAPSAILTEAGLSILGIQHGLPTWGGILSDARLYGNIGYWWWIFPPGIAISIVSLTFVLLGMSIERVVEPRLRGM
- a CDS encoding ABC transporter ATP-binding protein; amino-acid sequence: MSTKPILVVDNLKKYYEIRGSLLQVLGIKSPTYLRAVDGITFSVDRGEIFCLVGESGCGKTTTGRVIARLIPPTSGSVLYKPSNELKNVLEVQGFANEYIDLGKRYPKQIDKALRREIQIIFQDPYSSLNPRMKIKDILEEPLIIHGIGDKPSQRLEIILKALQEVKLTPPEEFIERYPHMLSGGQRQRVAIARALILKPSLIVADEPVSMLDVSIRVEILQLMLDIRKSRNISYLFITHDLAVASYVCNKIAVMYLGKIVEMGDVDKIIENPLHPYTKALMESVPEPDPRNRLTLRKIDIKGEVPSAVNIPPGCRFHPRCPFAMDVCRREEPPLVDVGNGHMVSCWLYTKK
- a CDS encoding ABC transporter substrate-binding protein, translating into MKAKNLVVYVLFAVLMLSILSPITLYAQQANKGPASDSITFVQVSTDRVGEAFRSGSIDAYIYGLRPTQLDQFQGVSNIRFISAPGGLVSIVLNPAPVKTVNLSGDWTKKSLDDIAKAIGYPKTVISQIYYDKDKDVTYVDLAADGSNINPFALKDVRYAINFIIDRDFIVKNIYRGYGAPMVTFLSYYDPTYMLISDLVASFAIRYDPAYARTLVEKALTAAGATLQGGKWYYAGKPIQLTFIIRQEDERRDIGDLIATELENLGFVVNKQVLTFAQALEIVYDTDPKELQWHIYTEGWGKGALEKYDSATPAQMCAPWYSYMPGWQVEGWWWYRNDTIDNLTQKLYFGTFKSRDDYVNTYRTIVAMCIQESVRIWIATRMDIHVVRADMQGITEDMSVGLRSPFNLKSMYVPGKPDITIGHLWVYTARTIWNIYGGFTDVYSVDIERATYDPLTWRDPFNGEPIPVRTKYVVLTAGPDGTLDVPSDAIIWDATQGKWVNVAPGTKAVSVVKYDMSMFIGSKWHHGINITWGDILAAWALWFDLVYNNTKASFETPISGANKPFFDTIKGLRIIPQNNTLEVYVNYWHFDPNYIADYAALTPINPAELLVLQNIIVFDMQKYAFTTSTGNAKKIPALNLVLSTHAKDLAALAQQMLSANIFPAKYFTTPQRSYMTLDEWKARLNAFINWVNQHSNAWISQGPFYLDSFDDKAQKAVIKAFRDPSYPFTPSTWVKGSATPATLTVPATPSIIVGNTTTFLVNVVPPTLTAGGRTTVASGNIYVQYIVKDLQTNAVKYIGEATLVTSGATLLIYQIAIPADVTKSMAPYNYYQIQILAFSDAVAVPASYTLTIQAQPNIAQMMSSVIVGQIAPLASKIDTISNSMTTVSNNIIAVGNAISDLQNAVSKLNSTVASMNTYMVVLIALLAVSLILNVVLLLRFSRRS